In Methanooceanicella nereidis, one DNA window encodes the following:
- a CDS encoding outer membrane protein assembly factor BamB family protein translates to MQSSTALKAIAVIAVIMCLSAFALMTYRSGGAALIWQLGDDDPVLKFFPANNSLYVIGASNISLVNSTGSAIWTKPFANTQYSETGDNGELYAYSRDQGLVIFYPDGTEKPVIKTDMTGDPVIGTDGTLYLRSWGMMSAVSQSGDELWNVPGVISDPVTDLEGYVYYFQRPPEHLSEVYLYCKSPDSMSVWSALFEKYYSNTVIMSAGHDGIYVYNDISGEIYRIDHSGNLKWQYYKPYLGQYRLLVDDEDRLYLLYLRGTVHVLDKDGNLVSKFNHDAVTGSNTTHQPAINNDTIYMIGEAIPEDTAVLYALNMDGSGKWKTQINCTGPAKVYAEGSVICVTTEIKKNNQVLPVIYVIDEDGDLKYTYHSEDGRAWEQVYIKGNMIYAKTYGGKLYALKG, encoded by the coding sequence ATGCAAAGTTCCACAGCCTTAAAGGCCATAGCAGTGATCGCCGTCATTATGTGCCTGTCTGCATTTGCACTTATGACCTACAGGTCGGGAGGAGCTGCCCTGATATGGCAGCTTGGCGACGACGACCCTGTACTGAAATTTTTCCCCGCCAACAATTCGCTGTATGTCATAGGAGCATCTAATATATCTCTTGTCAATTCCACTGGCAGCGCGATATGGACAAAGCCCTTCGCTAACACACAATACTCTGAGACAGGCGATAATGGAGAGCTATATGCCTATTCCAGGGACCAGGGGCTCGTGATATTTTACCCGGACGGCACGGAAAAGCCTGTCATAAAGACTGACATGACAGGCGATCCCGTGATCGGGACCGATGGCACGTTATATCTAAGGTCCTGGGGCATGATGTCGGCTGTAAGCCAGTCGGGTGACGAGCTATGGAATGTCCCGGGAGTGATATCAGACCCGGTCACGGATCTGGAAGGCTATGTATATTATTTCCAGAGACCGCCGGAGCACCTTTCGGAAGTTTACCTGTACTGTAAATCGCCTGACAGCATGTCAGTATGGAGCGCCCTGTTCGAAAAATACTATTCTAACACGGTGATCATGTCAGCCGGACATGACGGCATATATGTCTATAACGACATTTCAGGCGAGATATACCGCATTGACCATAGCGGCAACCTTAAATGGCAATACTATAAGCCATATCTTGGCCAGTATCGTTTGCTGGTCGACGATGAGGACAGGCTTTATCTTTTATATCTCCGCGGCACAGTGCATGTCCTGGATAAGGATGGCAATCTGGTAAGCAAATTCAACCACGACGCTGTGACAGGCTCGAATACGACGCACCAGCCAGCTATCAACAACGATACCATTTACATGATAGGGGAGGCTATCCCCGAGGATACCGCCGTACTGTACGCGCTAAATATGGACGGCTCAGGAAAATGGAAGACACAGATAAACTGCACAGGCCCCGCAAAGGTCTATGCTGAAGGGAGCGTTATCTGCGTCACCACTGAAATTAAGAAGAATAATCAGGTTTTGCCGGTCATCTATGTTATAGACGAGGATGGTGACCTGAAATATACTTATCACTCAGAGGACGGCCGGGCATGGGAGCAGGTATACATTAAAGGTAATATGATATATGCCAAGACCTACGGCGGTAAACTGTACGCGCTGAAAGGCTAG
- a CDS encoding methylated-DNA--[protein]-cysteine S-methyltransferase — translation MKDYAYSKTLDLYMVLELEGDVIKKLSFQSEKPNIRRTSSEVVKDLEEYFDTGKIDMSKYRTDLSGLTEFEKRVLKATSDIPPGKTMAYSEVAKAAGNPGAARAVGNVLAKNPFPVIIPCHRVVAKNSIGGFTGDINVKIALLKLEGAIKQ, via the coding sequence TTGAAAGACTATGCATATTCAAAAACACTGGATCTGTATATGGTCCTGGAACTTGAAGGCGATGTAATAAAAAAATTGAGCTTTCAAAGCGAAAAGCCGAATATAAGGAGAACGTCATCTGAAGTGGTAAAGGACCTCGAGGAGTATTTCGACACTGGAAAGATCGACATGTCAAAGTACAGGACTGACCTGTCCGGATTGACCGAGTTCGAGAAAAGAGTGCTGAAGGCGACTTCGGATATTCCGCCTGGAAAGACCATGGCTTATTCAGAGGTCGCGAAGGCTGCCGGTAATCCGGGGGCTGCACGCGCCGTCGGCAATGTGCTGGCAAAAAACCCTTTCCCGGTGATAATACCCTGTCACAGGGTCGTAGCTAAAAATAGCATAGGGGGTTTCACAGGCGACATCAACGTTAAGATAGCCCTGTTAAAGCTTGAAGGAGCTATTAAGCAATAA
- a CDS encoding DUF3108 domain-containing protein — protein sequence MRQKHWIIALILIALIGVAFSGCSGPSESVPATPTAGEATPAATSAASPEPTGTATPAPSPSQGPLTASSIFDMNSFDWFEYKYTVVANGKTSYMTLRVDYKDDSYNGIPAKRFKMDMVMEQDTSMYFDVYTDPADESVLGGHVKMTIAGQTIVDEDIKPDQGENYAKQNPAFSYGSDSDEQLIPGETETITVPAGTYVCTKYTIDSEKGKEYIWMAPGVPVPIKVVSESPEGINTGELVGWG from the coding sequence TTGAGACAAAAACACTGGATAATAGCACTCATACTGATCGCATTAATCGGGGTCGCATTTTCAGGCTGTTCGGGGCCTTCGGAGAGCGTACCGGCAACTCCGACGGCGGGTGAAGCTACTCCCGCGGCAACTTCAGCCGCAAGCCCTGAGCCCACAGGAACAGCAACTCCTGCACCGTCGCCATCCCAGGGACCGCTGACTGCAAGTTCAATATTCGACATGAACAGCTTCGACTGGTTCGAATACAAATATACCGTGGTCGCTAACGGTAAGACATCATATATGACGCTCAGGGTCGATTATAAGGACGACTCTTATAATGGCATCCCAGCAAAGCGTTTTAAGATGGATATGGTCATGGAGCAGGATACGTCGATGTACTTTGACGTATATACTGACCCTGCGGATGAAAGTGTGCTCGGTGGCCATGTAAAAATGACCATAGCAGGCCAGACAATAGTCGATGAGGACATCAAGCCTGACCAGGGCGAAAACTATGCTAAACAAAACCCTGCATTTTCATATGGCTCTGATTCGGACGAACAGTTGATACCCGGAGAGACAGAGACCATCACGGTCCCTGCAGGCACGTATGTTTGCACCAAATACACGATAGACAGCGAGAAGGGAAAAGAATATATCTGGATGGCCCCTGGCGTGCCGGTCCCGATAAAGGTAGTATCCGAGAGCCCTGAAGGCATAAACACCGGAGAACTGGTAGGGTGGGGATAA
- a CDS encoding site-2 protease family protein, with translation MVDFIWAIVIIGFALWWIGVDYLKRAGILEKYNISTMGPILMCRTFRGQGLLDLLSRPKTLWKAIITLCIPFIVFSMIFMLFMIITVDVLMIIDTPEPGMANAPQNILAIPGVNEFIPFLWGWIALFVAMVVHEFGHAILSKVENIKVKSLGLLLAPIPVGAFAELDEEELFGTKTEGAKGEILGPMDTASAKSGKRKANSMQLIRILGAGVITNFLVAIIAFLLLFYPVLGAIAATNTDMVVVNVAADSPAGLAGMQKNMIIQSVDGKNITSSAEFNEYVRSMEGSTISIAGLQGKKPVSYEVPVGNTSGVYILGVLDGYPGKEAGLQPNMRLIAINGTPIADSAAYTDYMANTTAGQTVTLTVVDKDGNVKDISLSLAGGTEPKGYIGFSGADLSDNPLGIAVGKFMAENHLNMLRELPNSIGGWLLVLFLPVWEVSGDIVGFGVFQSDLASLYHPVGWAEPFGNGVFYLALSLFWIGWLNLNIGLFNCLPMVPLDGGHIFREATRIVVGRFVKDDGKVERISRTIVNGFAITLFTSIIFMIVAPYIVHGLM, from the coding sequence TTGGTAGATTTTATCTGGGCGATAGTGATCATCGGCTTTGCATTGTGGTGGATAGGGGTAGACTACCTGAAAAGGGCCGGGATACTTGAAAAGTATAATATCAGTACCATGGGTCCCATACTCATGTGCAGGACGTTCAGGGGCCAGGGATTGCTGGATCTATTGTCCAGGCCTAAGACTTTATGGAAAGCGATCATAACCCTGTGTATACCTTTCATAGTCTTTTCCATGATATTCATGCTATTCATGATCATCACCGTGGATGTCCTGATGATCATCGATACGCCCGAGCCCGGGATGGCGAACGCGCCTCAGAATATCCTGGCGATACCGGGCGTTAACGAGTTCATCCCGTTCCTGTGGGGCTGGATAGCGCTGTTCGTCGCGATGGTAGTGCATGAGTTCGGCCATGCCATATTGTCCAAGGTGGAGAACATTAAGGTAAAATCACTGGGACTGCTGCTCGCCCCGATCCCTGTCGGCGCTTTTGCCGAGCTGGACGAGGAAGAGCTGTTCGGCACTAAGACCGAGGGCGCGAAAGGGGAAATATTAGGCCCTATGGACACCGCATCGGCAAAGAGCGGTAAACGTAAGGCCAACAGCATGCAGCTCATCAGGATACTCGGGGCAGGGGTCATAACGAACTTTTTAGTCGCTATCATTGCCTTCCTGCTATTATTCTACCCGGTGCTGGGGGCTATTGCAGCCACAAACACTGACATGGTTGTCGTCAACGTGGCGGCGGACTCGCCGGCCGGCCTTGCCGGAATGCAAAAGAACATGATCATACAGTCCGTGGACGGCAAAAACATCACCAGCTCGGCCGAGTTCAACGAATATGTGAGGTCCATGGAAGGCAGCACTATCTCTATCGCCGGTTTGCAGGGTAAAAAACCTGTGAGCTACGAAGTGCCAGTGGGCAATACCAGCGGAGTATATATTTTAGGGGTCCTTGACGGCTATCCGGGCAAAGAGGCGGGTCTTCAGCCTAACATGAGGCTTATCGCGATCAACGGTACGCCGATAGCGGATTCTGCCGCATATACGGATTACATGGCGAACACGACAGCCGGGCAGACGGTCACTCTGACCGTTGTGGACAAGGACGGTAATGTGAAAGACATCTCACTGTCTCTTGCAGGAGGCACGGAGCCTAAGGGGTACATTGGCTTCAGCGGCGCCGACCTTTCTGACAATCCTCTTGGTATAGCTGTCGGCAAGTTCATGGCCGAGAACCACCTCAACATGCTGAGAGAGCTTCCGAACTCTATAGGCGGATGGCTCCTCGTTCTATTCCTGCCGGTATGGGAAGTAAGCGGCGACATCGTGGGATTCGGAGTATTCCAGAGCGATCTGGCGAGCCTCTATCACCCTGTGGGATGGGCGGAGCCGTTCGGGAACGGCGTGTTCTATCTCGCGCTCAGCCTGTTCTGGATAGGCTGGCTTAACCTTAACATAGGCCTGTTCAATTGTCTCCCGATGGTGCCACTGGACGGCGGCCACATATTCAGGGAGGCCACGCGCATTGTCGTGGGAAGGTTCGTTAAGGACGACGGCAAAGTAGAGAGAATATCCAGGACCATCGTTAACGGCTTTGCCATAACGCTGTTCACGTCCATTATCTTCATGATAGTGGCGCCATACATCGTGCATGGCTTAATGTAA
- a CDS encoding GNAT family N-acetyltransferase, which produces MLVRNAFEYDFLEVTNKSREWGDLVIEREGVYHILMAHFRKTCFIAEDRGKMIGYLLGFRSQVNPDQAFLHLIQVDPAMRGHGIGKRLFKQFQAEVKKMGCTEIHTIARPENKVGMGFHKGMGFEIVKPENSIDIQGVPAAKDYNGPGKHMVLFVKKI; this is translated from the coding sequence ATGCTTGTAAGAAACGCTTTCGAGTACGATTTCCTGGAGGTAACTAACAAATCACGCGAGTGGGGCGACCTTGTCATCGAAAGGGAAGGAGTATACCATATCTTGATGGCCCATTTCAGAAAAACATGCTTTATCGCAGAAGATAGGGGAAAAATGATAGGATATCTCCTCGGTTTCAGGTCTCAGGTCAATCCGGATCAGGCGTTTTTACATTTGATACAGGTAGACCCTGCCATGCGAGGCCACGGGATCGGGAAAAGGCTCTTCAAACAGTTCCAGGCAGAAGTGAAGAAAATGGGCTGTACGGAGATACATACTATAGCAAGGCCGGAGAACAAGGTCGGAATGGGGTTCCATAAAGGCATGGGGTTCGAGATCGTAAAGCCCGAAAACTCTATAGACATCCAGGGTGTCCCCGCAGCAAAGGATTACAATGGTCCCGGCAAGCATATGGTGCTATTCGTAAAAAAGATATAA
- a CDS encoding 2-hydroxyacid dehydrogenase, translated as MADPIYLPENYQERLEKLGNVRIYDTPPGSLEELKSRVLDADIAVVSHCAIPEDIFLAAPDLKFITLERTGYDDVDIEAATRAGVAVANAPGYSNEAVSEHVFALLLAYIRRVTEADRWMREGRFDCFRFKGRELQGKTMGIMGTGRIGTRVIELSKCFGMEVLAYDYNPSGERARKMGYKNVSLDELYKYSDFISIHLPLTFDTESLIDDEAFNKMKRNCVIVNTARGRIIDEDALIRALRNRKIAGACLDVFAIEPPRINNPLLKMDNVILTPHSGYNTVEAMEKCTRITIENIEAFLSGKPKNIINPEAIDYSAMKGEA; from the coding sequence GTGGCCGATCCGATCTATCTGCCCGAAAATTATCAGGAAAGGCTTGAAAAGCTGGGAAATGTCAGGATATATGATACACCTCCCGGATCGCTGGAAGAGTTAAAATCGAGAGTTCTCGATGCCGATATAGCAGTGGTCAGCCACTGTGCCATACCTGAAGATATCTTTCTGGCCGCTCCGGACTTAAAATTCATAACGCTGGAGAGGACTGGTTACGATGACGTTGACATCGAGGCCGCGACCAGGGCAGGGGTTGCGGTGGCCAACGCGCCCGGATATTCGAACGAGGCCGTATCGGAGCATGTTTTCGCCCTACTCCTCGCATACATAAGGCGTGTCACCGAGGCGGACAGGTGGATGAGGGAAGGCCGCTTTGATTGTTTCAGGTTCAAAGGAAGGGAGCTTCAGGGAAAGACCATGGGCATAATGGGGACCGGAAGGATAGGCACCCGGGTGATAGAGCTATCAAAATGTTTCGGCATGGAAGTGCTGGCATACGACTATAATCCTTCCGGGGAGAGAGCCCGGAAGATGGGGTATAAAAACGTCAGCCTCGACGAGCTTTACAAATATAGCGACTTCATATCCATCCATTTACCTCTGACTTTCGACACTGAAAGCCTGATCGATGATGAGGCTTTTAATAAAATGAAGCGAAACTGCGTCATCGTCAATACAGCCAGAGGGAGGATCATCGACGAAGATGCTCTCATACGGGCATTGCGGAACAGGAAGATCGCGGGGGCATGCCTTGACGTCTTCGCCATAGAGCCGCCCCGGATAAATAACCCGCTATTAAAAATGGATAATGTCATCCTCACTCCGCACAGCGGCTACAACACGGTCGAAGCTATGGAAAAATGTACCCGGATCACGATAGAGAACATCGAAGCGTTCTTATCGGGAAAGCCAAAAAACATCATAAACCCTGAGGCGATAGACTATTCGGCAATGAAAGGGGAAGCATAG
- the cutA gene encoding divalent-cation tolerance protein CutA, which yields MFSVVYISSRDMNEAKMIAKTLVEERLIACANYYPISSTFRWEGDIEEDNEVAIICKTTTEKVHDIIDRVKQLHSYEVPCITSWKIDEGYPGYLEWVKKET from the coding sequence ATGTTTTCCGTAGTATATATATCTTCCAGAGATATGAACGAAGCAAAAATGATAGCGAAGACGCTGGTAGAGGAGAGGCTCATCGCATGCGCGAACTATTATCCCATATCATCGACTTTCAGATGGGAGGGGGACATCGAGGAAGATAATGAGGTGGCTATTATCTGTAAGACAACCACCGAAAAAGTACACGATATCATAGACCGCGTAAAGCAGCTTCACAGCTATGAGGTACCCTGCATAACATCCTGGAAGATCGATGAAGGATATCCGGGTTACCTGGAATGGGTTAAGAAAGAGACTTAA
- a CDS encoding 30S ribosomal protein S17e — protein MGSIRQTYIKSTVDALLRQYPNEFSSDFNANKEKIEKLSSAQTKEMRNRLAGYVTRKLSTKGRKR, from the coding sequence ATGGGATCCATAAGACAGACCTATATCAAAAGCACGGTTGACGCGCTATTAAGGCAGTACCCCAACGAGTTTAGCTCAGACTTTAACGCTAACAAGGAAAAGATCGAAAAGCTCTCGAGCGCTCAGACAAAGGAAATGAGAAACCGTCTCGCAGGATATGTAACGAGAAAGCTATCCACCAAAGGCAGGAAGAGATAA
- the xth gene encoding exodeoxyribonuclease III, which produces MRLLSWNVNGIRAVLKKGTLQQLMAKSPDILCIQETKAVEEQVPEDIKYHNGYHAYFSSAVKKGYSGVALFTKEKPLSVWHGFGIKRFDDEGRAIIADYGRFILMNIYFPNGKMSKERLDYKMDFYEAFLEYADGLKAEGKNIVVCGDLNTAHMDIDLARPKENEKTSGFLPGERAWIDKFVSHGYIDTFRVFNKDPGHYSYWDMKTRARERNVGWRIDYFFIDEGLIRDLASAFLMPEIPGSDHCPAGIDIKF; this is translated from the coding sequence ATGAGACTGCTGTCCTGGAACGTTAACGGCATTAGAGCGGTGTTGAAAAAAGGCACGCTACAGCAACTTATGGCAAAAAGCCCCGATATCCTTTGTATCCAGGAGACCAAAGCAGTTGAAGAGCAGGTTCCTGAAGACATTAAATATCACAATGGCTATCACGCATATTTTTCCTCCGCGGTTAAAAAGGGATATAGCGGAGTGGCATTATTCACGAAAGAGAAGCCTTTGTCGGTATGGCACGGTTTTGGCATAAAGAGGTTCGACGATGAGGGCAGGGCAATAATCGCTGACTACGGCAGGTTCATCCTTATGAACATTTATTTCCCAAATGGCAAGATGTCAAAGGAAAGGCTCGACTATAAAATGGATTTCTACGAAGCTTTCCTGGAATATGCCGACGGATTAAAGGCGGAGGGAAAAAATATCGTCGTATGCGGGGACCTGAATACCGCTCACATGGACATAGACCTGGCAAGGCCCAAAGAAAACGAAAAGACATCCGGCTTTCTACCAGGGGAAAGGGCATGGATAGATAAGTTCGTCTCGCACGGGTATATTGACACTTTTAGAGTATTCAATAAGGACCCCGGACATTACTCTTACTGGGACATGAAGACGAGGGCGAGGGAAAGGAATGTCGGATGGAGGATAGATTATTTCTTCATAGACGAAGGGCTCATCCGGGACCTGGCTTCTGCTTTCTTAATGCCGGAAATACCGGGATCTGACCATTGTCCGGCAGGCATAGATATTAAATTCTAA
- a CDS encoding nucleotidyltransferase domain-containing protein, with product MRRKTAEMGPRKEVVYGEDVWENLKHLRAKAAEVLTSLKKFDIDGVVFGSVARGDVKPTSDIDIFIPQVISSMRAGLALEGYFILGRSIVQATPRALIKSHIELEDNITVTFPLITPRESEIEFYLFGGEIDLQGILKEKRVCGVDKRLMFIEPTPEGHIETPLSDMSPGLVAKKLGVSQKIVEERMRVLERRADIGRTGIYMERPLAPDESVEQVFQEMLDSDPAMRRRAQSNM from the coding sequence ATGAGGCGTAAGACTGCTGAGATGGGGCCTCGAAAAGAGGTCGTCTATGGCGAGGATGTTTGGGAGAACTTAAAACATCTGCGGGCGAAGGCAGCCGAAGTTTTGACATCGTTAAAAAAATTTGACATTGACGGCGTTGTGTTCGGAAGCGTAGCACGCGGGGATGTTAAGCCGACCAGTGACATTGATATTTTTATCCCGCAGGTAATAAGCTCTATGCGCGCAGGCCTTGCCCTGGAAGGATATTTTATCTTAGGCAGGTCGATCGTGCAGGCGACACCCAGGGCACTCATAAAATCCCATATCGAGCTCGAAGATAATATCACAGTCACATTTCCCCTTATTACGCCGAGGGAGAGCGAGATAGAATTCTACCTTTTTGGCGGAGAGATAGACCTGCAGGGAATACTAAAGGAGAAGCGCGTCTGCGGCGTGGATAAGCGCCTTATGTTCATCGAGCCCACGCCCGAAGGCCATATAGAGACCCCGCTATCCGACATGTCCCCCGGCCTCGTGGCTAAGAAGCTTGGCGTTAGCCAGAAGATAGTCGAGGAGAGGATGAGGGTGCTGGAGCGCAGGGCGGATATAGGGCGCACTGGCATATATATGGAGAGACCTCTGGCACCGGATGAGAGCGTCGAGCAGGTTTTCCAGGAAATGCTTGACTCTGACCCGGCCATGAGGCGCAGGGCGCAGAGCAATATGTAA
- a CDS encoding DUF5591 domain-containing protein gives MIIPEDERSGEPIKGERVLSHPDMIKASEWILSEKYEPPVRDFCIFVPCAKHKPYHLSPSHKIYDRIIFGILEPKEAHIVVFGTCGVTPRELDEEYPFMNYEFMLGRCDVVSVKDEFVRNESKKLARYLEKTRHNYRHRIAYCMGDFRKAMEKALTMTDIPVTIVPKWETMEACIQPDKPFKYGSLSRRPYLQDFSDALTSIKGVSKRTVGVTEESLNDTDWYLI, from the coding sequence ATGATAATACCGGAAGACGAGCGATCAGGAGAGCCCATAAAAGGCGAGAGGGTGCTGAGCCACCCGGACATGATAAAAGCCAGCGAGTGGATACTGTCGGAAAAATATGAACCTCCCGTACGCGACTTTTGCATATTCGTCCCGTGCGCAAAGCATAAGCCGTATCATCTCAGCCCTTCGCATAAAATATATGACAGGATAATATTCGGCATACTTGAGCCAAAAGAAGCACACATCGTCGTTTTCGGCACATGCGGAGTTACCCCCAGAGAACTGGATGAGGAATATCCATTCATGAATTACGAGTTCATGCTGGGAAGGTGCGACGTCGTCTCAGTGAAGGACGAGTTCGTCAGGAACGAGAGTAAAAAGCTGGCGCGCTATCTTGAAAAGACAAGGCACAACTACAGGCACAGGATAGCGTATTGCATGGGAGACTTTAGAAAGGCCATGGAAAAAGCTCTCACCATGACTGACATCCCTGTGACCATCGTACCGAAATGGGAGACGATGGAGGCCTGCATACAGCCCGATAAGCCTTTCAAGTACGGAAGCCTTTCCAGGCGGCCGTATCTACAGGACTTCAGCGATGCCCTCACATCGATCAAAGGAGTTTCAAAAAGGACTGTCGGCGTGACCGAAGAGTCATTGAACGATACTGACTGGTACCTGATCTAG
- a CDS encoding aminoacyl--tRNA ligase-related protein — protein MEGFGLISEQKSREDVLKDIHSRYLIIRPDGTELPVDVSKPEEVIKVLEEVGCKALESYVKSEELNMPPNKEPPSIKIMQSHELVGHEPASDSGNLRFYPKGFLIFQLLRDWSYDIAVNRFKALQIDTPLIYSWDDTAIHEQADTFHQRHYTVKVPDDPEKDFILRFAGDFGLFKIMKDAIISYRNLPLRIYEFTKSFRYERNGELSGLKRLRAFHMPDIHCFCRDIDEGWLEYQELYRNYSDLADASGVEYAVVFRIYEPFFAEHKSKILDLVKYSNKPAFIEVLSDMKHYWAVKNEFQGVDSTGSCVQLSTVQLDVKDAQVYGITYTDRDGKKKGCIICHSSIGSIERWYYMLLEEALKRETPTLPVWLSPIQVRVIPVSEKYLDYCRYIDIDGVRCDVDDSDETLSKKIARANMEWIPYVAVVGDREVESGLFSVSIRETGKIVTMTREELSKEIRLKCAGKPYRPLPFPKLLSQRPIFSRSK, from the coding sequence ATGGAGGGTTTTGGATTGATAAGCGAGCAAAAAAGTAGAGAGGATGTTCTGAAGGACATACATAGCAGATATTTAATAATCAGGCCGGACGGCACCGAGCTGCCCGTCGACGTTTCGAAGCCCGAAGAGGTAATCAAGGTACTCGAGGAGGTCGGATGTAAAGCCCTGGAGTCTTACGTGAAGTCCGAAGAGCTGAATATGCCGCCCAACAAAGAGCCCCCCTCCATAAAGATCATGCAGTCGCACGAGCTTGTAGGACACGAGCCTGCATCGGACTCGGGCAATTTACGATTTTACCCGAAAGGGTTCCTCATATTCCAGCTCCTTCGCGACTGGTCATATGACATAGCCGTGAACAGGTTCAAGGCGTTACAGATCGACACCCCGCTGATATACAGCTGGGACGATACTGCGATCCATGAACAGGCTGACACGTTCCACCAGCGTCACTATACAGTTAAGGTGCCGGACGACCCGGAAAAAGATTTCATATTAAGGTTCGCGGGAGACTTCGGGCTCTTTAAGATAATGAAGGACGCGATCATAAGCTACCGCAACCTCCCGTTAAGGATCTATGAGTTCACCAAGAGCTTCAGGTATGAGCGTAACGGGGAACTATCAGGCTTAAAGAGGCTAAGGGCCTTTCACATGCCGGACATACACTGTTTCTGCAGGGACATCGACGAGGGATGGCTGGAGTACCAGGAGCTTTACCGAAACTATTCAGACCTTGCGGACGCCTCGGGAGTCGAGTATGCCGTGGTCTTCAGGATATACGAGCCGTTCTTCGCGGAACACAAGTCAAAGATACTTGACCTTGTAAAGTATTCCAATAAGCCCGCGTTCATAGAGGTGCTCTCCGATATGAAACACTACTGGGCGGTCAAGAACGAGTTCCAGGGAGTGGACTCTACGGGAAGCTGTGTGCAGCTATCGACCGTACAGCTGGACGTTAAGGACGCGCAGGTCTACGGTATAACATATACTGACCGCGACGGTAAAAAGAAAGGCTGTATCATCTGCCACTCCAGCATCGGCAGCATAGAAAGATGGTACTATATGCTGCTTGAGGAAGCATTAAAGAGAGAGACGCCGACGCTGCCTGTCTGGCTATCACCTATCCAGGTCCGCGTGATACCGGTATCGGAAAAATACCTGGATTATTGCAGGTACATAGATATCGACGGGGTCAGATGCGATGTCGATGACAGCGACGAGACCCTGTCAAAGAAGATCGCAAGGGCGAACATGGAGTGGATCCCGTATGTCGCGGTCGTCGGGGACAGAGAGGTCGAGTCGGGCCTATTCTCCGTCAGCATAAGGGAGACAGGCAAGATAGTCACCATGACCAGGGAAGAGCTGTCGAAGGAGATAAGGCTGAAGTGCGCAGGAAAGCCATACAGGCCGCTCCCGTTCCCGAAGCTCCTGAGCCAGCGCCCGATATTCTCAAGGTCAAAGTGA